CGGAATTTGGCGACGAAGCCCTGGCGCGCGAAGAGCTGGCCTCCCTCGAGCGGCGCGAAGAGATGTTTCGGCGAGGCGTGGCGCAAATCAACGACATGGTCCGGTTGCTGCGGCACTGGCAGAGCGAGATCGAGGTGCACCAGCAGGAAACATCGAGGTGGGACGCGGCCGTCAGTATGGCCAGGGTTTTCCTCAAACGCTTGCGGAGCGTATGGACCTATCCGCTCTTCACGGTTCAGGAATCGTCCATCACGATCAACAAGATCATGATGGCCATGGTGATATTGCTGCTTGGCCTGTACCTCAGCAAGAAGATAGCGCGGCGGAGCCGGTCCGTCGTGCTCACCCGTTTTCGTGCCGACGAAGGATTCGCCGCATCGCTTGGAAAGGGCATCTATTACTGCCTCGTTGTGATCGTTCTGCTTCTCGTTCTCAGTACGGTGGAGATTCCTCTTACGGTCTTCGCGTTTTTCGGCGGGGCCTTGGCCATTGGCGTCGGTTTTGGCGCTCAGACCCTTATCAACAATTTCATCAGCGGCATCATTCTGCTCATCGAACGCCCCATCAAAGAGGGGGACATCGTCGATGTCGAGGGCGTTCGCGGCCGTGTTGTCAACATCGGCAGCCGGTGCTGCCAAGTGAAGCTGTTCGACGGGATTGATATCCTCGTGCCTAACAGCCTGTTCCTCGAACAGAAAGTTGTGAACTGGACCCTTTCCGATACCACGCTGCGGTTCTCCGTCAGAGTGGGCGTTGCCTACGGCTCGCCCACCCGCGAGGTGGCGCAACTGCTCGAAAAGGCGGTGGAAGAACACGGCAGAATTCTCAAGAATCCCGAACCAGTTGTCTTGTTTGAAGATTTCGGTGAAAGCACGTTGCTGTTTACGGTGTATTTCTGGCTCGAGGTAGGCGGGCCGATGGATTATCGGACTGTCTGCAGCGATATTCGTTTCCGGATTGACCGGTTGTTCCGCGAAGCCGGCATCGCGATCGCTTACCCCCAGCGTGATGTACACCTTGACACGCTGAGTCCGCTCCGAGTCTCTTTGGTCGAGCCGGAATCGGAGGGACACGAAAGGCCTGACAGGCCCCATTTGCCCGACGGCAAACCCCGGAGAGAGTGACGGCGGCCTGCTTCACCCGGTGCGGGGACCATGCATCTTTTGCCGCGGCCCGGGAAAATGCCGGCCGATAACGTGTGATGCACGCTATGCAGGACCCGGGAGACGTGCAGGTCTCATTCAACGCGCGGCACAGGCGTAACACATCAGGAATTCACGATGCCCGAATCGCCGCGGCGCGATCGAAGATCTCCTCGCGCGAGATTCCCGCCGCCCTGTACATGGCGAAGATATTGTCGTCCGGGGTTTCCGGCGGGACTGTGTGCGATGCGGCAAGAATGTATCCCCCGTCGCCGTCGGACATGGTTTCAATAAGGCTCGCGGTCGCGGCATAGACTTCATCGGCTTGAGCCGCGGGGAGCAGCCGTTGCGTGTCGACTCCGCCCATGAAAGCAAGGTCTTCGCCAAACTCGCGTTTCAGGTCCGACGGCGTCATTCCCGGGCAGTTACACTGAACGGGATTCAGGACGTCAATGCCGATCTCGATGAGGTCGGGGATAATGTCGCGCACGGCGCCGCACGAGTGGTAGGCGACGGGAAGGCCGTGCCGTATGCCTACGCGGACCACGCGCCCGAGGTGCGGTTTTATCATGGCGCGCCAGAGTTCCGGGCTCATCAGCATGCCGTGCTGGCCGGCCACGTCGTCGCCCGTCCACAGCCAGTCCAGCGGAAATCGCGCACACGCTTCCTCGGAGAGTCTTACGGCAAAATCCGCGCAGC
This window of the Candidatus Hydrogenedentota bacterium genome carries:
- a CDS encoding uroporphyrinogen decarboxylase family protein, which gives rise to MAPRKERVMKALARRGPDRVPVFMWFHPSTARRLGKLLEIPAGAVAEAFGDDVRQTWVNNNYAMEGVVHEHQNESHTDDWGITWTRQGEFNQITRFPLAAETPEDVLKYVFPEESIESLLAFMRPVAAQADDFFIGCDVSPCVFEMYWRLRGMEQTMVDLVANTDVAETMLGRCADFAVRLSEEACARFPLDWLWTGDDVAGQHGMLMSPELWRAMIKPHLGRVVRVGIRHGLPVAYHSCGAVRDIIPDLIEIGIDVLNPVQCNCPGMTPSDLKREFGEDLAFMGGVDTQRLLPAAQADEVYAATASLIETMSDGDGGYILAASHTVPPETPDDNIFAMYRAAGISREEIFDRAAAIRAS